In Streptomyces sp. 71268, the DNA window CGCCGACGAGAGGTGGGTCACCGGGCTGTTGTTGACGAACGCCTGGAGCCAGCCGGGCATGGTCTTGGGGTCCACGAAGATGTTGCTGAGGAAGGTGAGCGGAAAGAGCACCATCATGCTCACGCCCATCACGGACTTCTCGCTCCGCAACAGCAGCCCGAACATGGTCCACACCCAGGAGAAGGCGAACGAGAAGACCATCAGCAGCGCGATCCCCGCCAGCACCCCGACCACTCCGCCGTCCGGGCGGAACCCGAGGATCAGGCCCACGGTCAGCATCACGACCGACGCCATCGCGTACCGCAGGAGGTCGCCGAGGAGGTAGCCGACCATGGCCGACGGTCGCCAGATGGGCAGCGTGCGGAAGCGGTCGAAGACGCCCTTCTCGATGTCGGTGTTGACCGCGACACCGGTGTACATCGTGATCATGACGACGCTCATCACGAGGATGCCCGGCAGCAGGAACTGCAGGTAGTCCGTGGTGGAGCCGGCCAGCGCACCGCCGAAGAGGTACGTGTACATCAGCACCATCATGATCGGGAAGGCGGTGACGTCGAAGAGTTGCTCCGGCACGTGCTTGATCTTGAGCACGGCCCGCCAGCCGAAGGCCAGCGACGTGGACCAGGCGCTGGGCCGGGGCGGACGCTCCTTGGCGATCAGCACGGCGGTCAGGCTCTCGACCGTGACCGGGGCGAGTTCGTCGTCGCCCGCAGCGCGGGCGGGGCGGGTCTCGGTCGTCGGTGCGGTGCTCATGCTGCCGCCCCTTCCTTGCGGGTCGGGCCGCCGGAGCCGGCCTGGCCCCGGGCGTCGTCGGTCGGTTCGTCGGTCGGGCCGTCGGGGCGGGTCGCGGGGCGGTCGGTGAGGGCGAGGAAGACCTCGTCCAGGCTGGGCTGGCCGAGCGAGAAGTTGTCCACCGTGATGCCGGCGCTGGACAGCTCGTGCAGCGCCCGGGCCGCCTGCTCGGTGGCCCCGTCACCGTTGCCCGCGAGGCCGACGCGGGCGGTGAGCGCCACCGGGTCGTGGTCCAACTGCACCTGTGCGGACAGGTGTTGGGCGAGCAGCCGCTCCGCCTCCGGGCGCTGGTGGGCGTGGCGCAGCCGTACGTGCACCGACCCGGCGCCCACGGACGCCTTCAGCTCTCCCTTGGTGCCCTCGGCGATGACCTGGCCTCTGTCGATGACGGCGATCCGGGAGGCGAGTTGGTCCGCCTCGTCCAGGTACTGCGTGGTCAGCAGCACCGTGGCGCCCTGGCTGACGACGGCGCGCACGATGTCCCAGACCTGGTTGCGGCTGCGCGGGTCGAGGCCGGTGGTCGGTTCGTCCAGGAACAGCAGGTCGGGGGTGTTGAGGATGCTCGCCGCGATGTCGATCCTGCGCCGCATGCCACCGGAGTAGTGCTTGACCTGCTTGCCCGCCGCCTCGGACAGCCCGAACGCCGCCAGCAACTGCGCGGCGCGGTCCCTGGCCGCCGGCTTGCGGTGACCGAGCAGCCGCCCGAGCAGGACCAGGTTCTCCATGCCGGTCAGGTCCTCGTCTACCGACGCGTACTGGCCGGTGAGGCTGACCCGGCTGCGCACCGCGTCGGCCTCGCGCAGCACGTCGTGCCCGAAGACCCGGGCCTCGCCGCCGTCCGGGCGCAACAGCGTCGCCAGCATCTTCACGGCGGTGGTCTTCCCCGCGCCGTTGGGCCCGAGCACCCCGTACACCGTGCCGGCCGGCACGGCCAGGTCGATGCCGTCCACGGCGCGGGTCTCGCCGAACACTTTCACCAGGCCGGACGTCTCGATCGCCAGGTCGGCTCCGGGTTTGCTCATGGTCTTTCCTCTCGCACGGGCGGCTTCCGTCGGGGCTGGGGGGAGGCTGGTGGAGCGGGGTACGACGGCGGTCGGGGGCCGGGACGGTCCGGTCCTGGTGCCCCGCAGGAGCACGGGGGCGATTCCCGACCTTTCTGGGCAATTCATGTCAGTTACGTATAGCTATGGAGGGTCGCGGACCATTCCGGAGGTTCGGGCTGGCGCGGGACCCGGGCTGGGGGGTGGGGACGGCGTGACGTGGCGATCTGGGACAGCGAGGCGCGGCGGCGGTGTCGGTGCGCACCGACACCCCCGAACGCCTCCGGACCGCCGGGGGTGGCCTGGCGGTCGTGGGATGACATCCGCTCTGGTGTTCTAGTGCCGACGACTGTAGTACGGGGGTCTGACAACGCCCTGTCGATCATGTAACTGCCCAGGTCACAAGGGTCGTTGAGGCTTTCCGTCCGCTCGCCCGACGGGCCCGGCCACCCCGGCCCCTCCCGCTCGCCCCGACGGGTCCGCCCACCCCGGACCCGCCTCTCACGCCCTCGCCCACGCCCGCCGACCCCACCCCTCGCACCCGCCCCGGCACCCGCCGGCCCCGCCTACGCCCGGCTCACTCCCCGCCACAGGGCAGCGGCGCGTCCGTACCGCCGATCACCAGCCGCCGCGCCGCCCCGCCGCGCGGCTCGACCCACACCCGCAGCCGCCCACAGACGCACCGCGCGTACACCACCACGCCCTCCGTGGTCCGGTGCCGGGACACCACCCGCACCGGCTCGGCCAGCGGCCAGCCGCAGTCGGCACACCGGCCGGTGCCGGCGCCGGGGGCCGCGCCGAGTTCGGGCGCCGAAGCGGGGTCCGTCGCGTCGAGGTACGACCGTTCGGGGTCGCTACCGTGCGTCTGCTCGCCTGGGATCTCCATGCGCCCCAGGCTCCGCCCACACCCTCGTGCGCGTCCATCGCAAGTTTGAGCATGGAACCGTGTTGAATTTCCGCATGGTTGACTTGCGGCTCCTGCAAGCCCTGCGCGTGTTGCACGCCCAGGGCACGGTCACGGCCACCGCCCGGGCGCTGAGCCTCTCCCCCTCCGCCGTCTCCCAGCAGCTTCGCCAGCTCTCGCAGGCGGTGGGCGCGACGCTGCTGGTACGCGACGGGCGCAGGCTGCGACTGACCCCGGCCGGCCGGGTGTTGCTGCGGCACGCCGACGGCCTGTTCGCGCAGTGGGAGCGGATACGGGCCGATCTGGCCGACGAGGAGGGCAACCAGCACACGACCCTGCACATCGGCGGCTTCGCGACCGCGTTCGGGGCCCTCCTCGCGCCGGCCGCCAGCGCGCTGCACCGCGCGGCGCCGCCGCTGCGCGTGCGGGTCACCGAGACCGACACCGGCGCGTGCTACCAGCAGTTGCTGTCCGGGCGGATCGACATCGCCGTACTGACGCCGCTGCCCGACAGCCCGCCCGTGGACGACCCGCGCTTCGACCAGCAGCCGCTCATGGACGACCAGCAGGACCTCGTGGTGCCGCTCGACCACCCGCTGGCCGGCCTCGACGTGGTCGACCTGCCGCAGACGGCGGCCGAGACCTGGATCGCGCCCCACCACGACCAGCACCGGCTGATCGAGTCGCTGTGCGGGGCGGCCGGGTTCGCGCCCCGGACCGACCACCACGCCGGGGACTGGTCCTCGGTCCTGGCCCTGATCGCGCACGGTCTCGGCGTCTGCCTGGTGCCCCGGCTGGTCCCGCTGACCGCGCACCCCGGCGTCACCCGGGTACCGGTACGCGGCGACCCGCCGCCCTGCCGCCGGGTGCTCACCTGCGTGCGCAGCGGCAGCCGGCAGCAACCGGTCATCGCCCGCGCCCTGACCGCGCTCCAGGAACAGGCCGTCATCGCACGCCGGCTCGACCGCACGCGCCCGTAACCCGCCACCGGGGCGCCACCCCGTCACCCACCCGGCCGAGCCCACCCCCAGACGCACCGGTCACCCACCCGGCCGAGCCCACCCCGGAGGCGCCCGTCACCCACCCAGCCGGCCCCCGCCAGGCGAACTCCGTCGGCCGAACCCCGTCGGCCGAACGCCGTCAGGCGAACCCCGTCGGGCGGGCCCGCGCGCCCCGAGCGCCTCAGCCTCGCCCCTCGGCCCGCTTCGCCACGTACAACGCCCATCCCACCAGCGGCAGTTGGAGTGGCAGCCGGCCGTACGCGAGGGCCCGGAGCGGGGCTGGGCGGTGGCGCCAGTCGCGGGCCATCTTGACGTTGGCGGGGTAGACGGCGGCGAGGAAGCCGGCCGTGGCCAGGGCGCCGACGCGGCGGGTGCGTGGCAGGGCGACGCAGGCCGCGAGCGCGAGTTCGGCCGCGCCGCTCACGTGTGTCCAGGTGCGGGGGCTGCCCGGCAGGGCGCGCGGCACGATCGCGTCGAACGGGCGCGGCACCGCGAAGTGCGCGACCCCGGCGCCGGCGAGCAGGCCGGCCAGCGCGCGGGCGGTGCGGCACGGATCGGTGCGGCGCGAAGCGGTGGGGCGGGTGGCTGCCATCGGGGGCTCCAGCGGGTGAGCGGGCCACGGGGTCGGTGCCGGCGCCACCGGCCCACGGAGCCGCGACGGCGCGCCCGCCCGGCGCGCGGCGCGGCATGCGGGCGCCCGACGGAAGGTGGCCGTCCGCGCCGCGCGCCCGAACCTCAGCGCCCGCACAGACCTCTTCTTACTCGTAAGTAACCACATGCCGCGCCCGCGCATCAAGGCCCCCGCACGGCGATGTGCGACGGCACACGGCCGGGCCGCGCGAGCCACCCGCGCCAGCATGCGCGGGGACGGCCCGGCACGCGGCGGGGGACGGCGGCGGCCGAGCGGGGAAGACCACGGAGAGAGCCCGTGCGGGGGAGGCCGGGCGGGCGCGAGGACGACGCGCGCGAGGGAAGGGCGGCCGGACGGCGGGAACCGACCCCGGCGGCCGGGCCCGACAACGGGGCCTGCCGCACCCCGACGGGCATGCGCCGAAGAACGGAAAACCTCGGCAGATAAGCGGATTTGTACGGGCCATGCGCGGTGCGCACCACTCACCCGTACGGGTGACCGCGGGCACTTCGTATGAAATCTTTGTGCGACCCCCCATGGAG includes these proteins:
- a CDS encoding ABC transporter permease is translated as MSTAPTTETRPARAAGDDELAPVTVESLTAVLIAKERPPRPSAWSTSLAFGWRAVLKIKHVPEQLFDVTAFPIMMVLMYTYLFGGALAGSTTDYLQFLLPGILVMSVVMITMYTGVAVNTDIEKGVFDRFRTLPIWRPSAMVGYLLGDLLRYAMASVVMLTVGLILGFRPDGGVVGVLAGIALLMVFSFAFSWVWTMFGLLLRSEKSVMGVSMMVLFPLTFLSNIFVDPKTMPGWLQAFVNNSPVTHLSSAVRDLMDGGWPAVEIAWSLGWSGVLVLIFGTVTMRLYNRK
- a CDS encoding ATP-binding cassette domain-containing protein codes for the protein MSKPGADLAIETSGLVKVFGETRAVDGIDLAVPAGTVYGVLGPNGAGKTTAVKMLATLLRPDGGEARVFGHDVLREADAVRSRVSLTGQYASVDEDLTGMENLVLLGRLLGHRKPAARDRAAQLLAAFGLSEAAGKQVKHYSGGMRRRIDIAASILNTPDLLFLDEPTTGLDPRSRNQVWDIVRAVVSQGATVLLTTQYLDEADQLASRIAVIDRGQVIAEGTKGELKASVGAGSVHVRLRHAHQRPEAERLLAQHLSAQVQLDHDPVALTARVGLAGNGDGATEQAARALHELSSAGITVDNFSLGQPSLDEVFLALTDRPATRPDGPTDEPTDDARGQAGSGGPTRKEGAAA
- a CDS encoding LysR family transcriptional regulator, producing the protein MVDLRLLQALRVLHAQGTVTATARALSLSPSAVSQQLRQLSQAVGATLLVRDGRRLRLTPAGRVLLRHADGLFAQWERIRADLADEEGNQHTTLHIGGFATAFGALLAPAASALHRAAPPLRVRVTETDTGACYQQLLSGRIDIAVLTPLPDSPPVDDPRFDQQPLMDDQQDLVVPLDHPLAGLDVVDLPQTAAETWIAPHHDQHRLIESLCGAAGFAPRTDHHAGDWSSVLALIAHGLGVCLVPRLVPLTAHPGVTRVPVRGDPPPCRRVLTCVRSGSRQQPVIARALTALQEQAVIARRLDRTRP